The DNA sequence GAAAATAGCTGCAATTGCTTGATAATCGGCAATATCATAGCCATTATCATCCATAGGACTATCATAAACGGGAGAAAGCCAAATCGCTGTAATTCCTAACTTAGCTAGGTAGTCTAACTTACTAGTAATTCCTGGCAAATCGCCAATTCCATCTCCGTTACTGTCCATGAAACTCTTTGGATAGACTTGATAGACTACGGCATTGTGCCACCATTTTTCTTGCATCTGTTTACCTCATTATTTTAATAATCTATAGTCTATGATAGCGCTTTTTAAAATTTTGTGCAAGCGTTTGCTTAATCTTTTTAATTTCTTTTTTAGCTCCGTAGTTTCCTAACTTCCAATTTTTTATTATAATAGAGGTCAGAGGTAAAAAAATGAAAAAACAAGCTTTTAGTTCTGAACAATATCTGAATCTACAGCGCGACCACATTTTGGAGCGCATTAACCAATTTGACGGCAAGCTCTATTTGGAGTTTGGTGGCAAAATGTTAGAAGATTTCCACGCTGCTCGTGTACTTCCTGGTTATGAGCCTGACAATAAAATCAAGCTCTTGCAAGAATTGAAAGAGCAGGTTGAGGTTGTTATTGCCATTAATGCTAGCAACATCGAACATTCCAAAGCACGTGGCGACCTAGGCATTTCTTATGACCAAGAAGTTCTTCGTTTGATTGACAAATTCAATGAGCTGGGAATTTTTGTTGGTTCGGTTGTCATCACACAATACGCTGGCCAACCCGCTGCAGATGCCTTCCGCAACCAGTTAGATAAAAACGGGATTGATTCCTATCTTCATTATCCGATCAAAGGATACCCGACTGATATGGACCACATCATTTCTCCAGAGGGTATGGGGAAAAACGACTACATCAAAACCAGTCGCAACTTGATTGTCGTAACCGCTCCTGGACCTGGTTCTGGAAAATTGGCAACTTGTATGTCAAACATGTACCATGACCAACTCAATGGCATCAAGTCTGGTTACGCTAAATTTGAAACCTTCCCAGTTTGGAACCTTCCCCTTCATCATCCGGTCAACTTGGCCTATGAGGCTGCCACAGCAGACCTTGACGATGTCAACATGATTGACCCCTTCCATCTCCAAACCTACGGAGAAACCACTGTCAATTACAACCGTGATATCGAAATCTTCCCAGTACTCAAACGTATGTTGGAACGTATTCTCGGTGAATCTCCATACGCTTCACCAACAGACATGGGTGTCAACATGGTTGGCTTCGCTATTACAGATGATGAAGCTGCTGTCGAAGCTTCTAAACAAGAAATCATCCGCCGTTACTATCAAACAGTTCTTGACTTCAAGGCTGAAAAAGTCGGGGAATCTGCTGTCAAGAAAATCGAGTTGCTCATGAACGACCTCGGTATCACACCTGCAGACCGTCAGGTTGCTGTCGCTGCACGTCAAAAAGCTGAAGAAACCGGCGGGCCTGCCCTTGCTCTCGAATTGCCATCTGGTGACATTGTCACTGGTAAAAACTCAGAGCTCTTTGGTCCTACAGCCGCTGCCTTGATCAATGCGATTAAGAAATCAGCTGATATCGCTAAAGAAGTAAAACTAATCGAGCCTGAAGTTGTCAAACCAATCCAAGGCCTTAAAATCAACCATCTCGGTAGTCGCAATCCACGCCTGCATTCAAATGAAATCCTGATTGCCCTTGCAATCACAGCTATGGAAAATCCTGATGCTGCGCGTGCCATGGAAGAACTTGGTAACCTCAAAGGTAGCGAAGCACACTCTACCATCATCTTGACCGATGAAGACAAGAATGTCCTTCGCAAACTAGGCATCAACGTAACCTTTGACCCATACTACCAATACGACCGCTTGTATCGGAAGTAAATAAACAAGGCTGGACAAAAACTCAATTTGAGAGAAAAATCCAGTAAATCTTTACATAATAAAAAAATCAAACGCATAATATCAAGTCTTTTGGACATTTGGTATTATGCGTTTTTATGGTTTTCCATTCTCATTTATTTCAATGAAATTGTCAACTCAACACAAGCTCCTCCTTGCTCTGGATTGAGCAGGGTTAGACAACCACCATGCAAGAGAGCGACCTGCTTAGAAAAGGCTAAGCCGATACCATGATGGGGATTAGCTGAATTGCGGCTTTGGTCACTCTGGTAAAAGAGCCGTTCCGCTCCCAGCAGCATCTCCTCTGAAAATGAAGGGCCGTTGTTCCAGATAGCAAAAACCAACTGGTCCTGCTGCACTGATACCGTTAGCTTGACTTCCTTTTGATCCTGGTCTGCATGTTCAAGCGCATTCAGTAAAATATTGAGCAAAGCCCGTTTAAGATAGTCCAAATGAATCGACAAAATCAGACTAAGATCACAATCTTCTTGGAGATAAAAACGATAGCTTTCCTGTTTACTGAACAGTGCCCAATCGTCCTGGAGATAGGCCAAAAAGTCCTCTAAGGAAAGCTGACTGAACTGATTAGAATCAATCTGAAAAGCCTTAGCGTAATCAATAAGAGAGCCACAATATTCTTCCATCTTGTAACTAGCCTGCAAAATCTCAGCAGCATAGTCTGCCTGTGGCTGGCCTAACTGCGCCATTTCCAAGAGCTCAGCATTACCCTTAATTACAGTTAGGGGCGTCTTCAAATCGTGCGATGTCGCTGATAGCTGTAAAATTAACTCCTGATTATGCTGCTGCTCTTTTTCTAGAAGACGAGCATTTTCTTGGTGGCTGCTCCGTAAATCGCTATAGACTTCGAGCATTTCCTCGATCCTAAAAAGCTGGCTTTGATTTTCTTCTAAAAGCTTCTTGCTCGTTAGCATTTTTATTTCCCTGTCGATTTTTCGGAGCAATTTCAAAATATGATAAAAAGTAATCAGCAGCAAGCTCCCTGCCCAAAAGAACAAGGTGAAAAGAACGTGATTACTTCCTTGCGTAAATTCATAACCTATAAGCACAAAAATCAAAACATGGAAAAAGACGATTTTTAAACTGGTTGTCCAGACTAGGCTTTTGAAATTACGGGTTCTAATTGCCATCTATAGCCTACTCCTCTCACAGTTGCGATTGCTTGCAGCCCTTCTTGTTTGCATTTTTGACGAATCTGATATACGTATTCTGAGATGGAACGAAGCTGTGTTTCTGAGCTTTCTGGATAAAGCAAGGTATGAAGACGTTCAGCTGAAAAGGTCTGCTTGGGATTGCTAGCTAGTAAATGTAGCAGCTTAAACTCCCGCTCTGAAAATTTCAAGACTTTACTAAAACAGGCAACTTCGTAGCGCTCTGGATAAAATTGGCAAGAAACAATTTCAGAATATCGCTCCTCACGTCTTTCCTCCCGCCGAAGATGAGCTCTGACGCGCGCCAGCAATTCTTTGGTTCCAAAAGGCTTGACAATATAGTCATCTGCTCCGCGAAAGAGCCCTTCCACTTTGTCCGCCTCCAATTCCTTAGCCGTCAGAAAGATGATTGGACACGAAAGATGAGGACGAATGTAGGAACACAGCTCAAAACCATTAACAGGCTCCATCATCACATCCAGCAGAATCAAGTCATATCCGACAAAATACGTCAGCTCTAGGTCTTCTATCCGATCAAGCGTCGTCACATCATAAGCATCTAGCTCTAGGACGTTTTTCACCAGCTTCAAAATGCTCTGGTCGTCATCAACCACCAAAATACGATACTGTCTCATGATTTCCATTATAGCATACCTCTAGCGAACATCTCGTTTCAAGGTTAAGAATATAGCAGAGCTCCAAACCAAAGCTAACCATAACAGCTGTATTCCCAGCCCTGAGAGATCTATTGAATGCTGAAGTCCTTCATACTCAAAAAGATTTAGCGTAGCCAGATCGGGCAGGTATTTTGCTTCTTTGATGAAAGTCGCCAATAAACGGCTGAGGCCAACCAAGAGAGGAAAGAGCACCGACACCGGCACAACCCAAGATTGAAATAGCAAAGCGAGGCCAGCAGTTAAAAAAGCCAGAAAAATATTGCTGAGAAGACCAAAAGAGCTGTAATAGAGGAATTTCTCTAGTAAGGACCAGCTAAAGCTTAGGTCAAAACGAGCCAGCATAACAAGGAAACAGCTGCCTATCATGACACTGTAGAGAACCAAGAGCAGCAAGTCCAGAAAAAGGAATTTCCCAGCCAACCAAGCCTTTCTATTTGATACGGTTAGAAAATTCGTTCGCATCCCAGACTTGACAAACTCCTGGGCAAAATAGAGAGAAGTAAAGATGACGATGACAGGCTGCGCCAGATAGAGGGCATGCAAAACCTCGCTCAGAGCCTTCGTCTGACCAACTGCTGTCTGACTGTAGTCAAGATTCATCAGAAAAAATGGAACAGCTACCAGAGCCACTAAGGCTGCACCAAGAGCGAGATAGTAAGAACGGAACTTAATCCATTCACTTCTAAGCAGAGCTTTTATCATCAGTAGTGCCCTCCTAAATCCGTCTTCAAAAAGCGCAGAGAAGCCATACCGCCGATGACTAGCAACCATGCACCAAGTATCAACAGCCCTTGCAAGGGATTGTTAGCATATTGGGAAGTTGGCGTTGCAGCAAACAACTCTCCTGCTGGCTGTGGCAAATAAGCTCCCCAACTCGTGTGAGCAGCTAGGTAGTTTCCTAAATTATAGATTTGGGGTACGAGAAAAAGCAGAGGAACTAGCATGGTCCGAGCCAATAAACCTAACAAAAATGAAAGGATTCCTAATAAGGTTAGAGATAAGGTTTTCCACAAAATCAAACTCCAAGCTGCCTGATTGAGCAAAATCGGATCAAGCCCTTCCTTTCCTAAAGCCAGATGCATGACCATATAACTAAAGTAGATTGATAAAAAGCTAGTGGCAAGAGAAAAGCAAGCAAAGGTCATGAGTTTCCCCACAAGCAACTTCAGGCGGTTATTACAGGTCAAGAGACTGGTTCTCAAGCTATGAGACTGAAATTCCATAGCTCCCAAAATTCCAGCTAAAATGACCAAAACCATGACCGCCATAGAAGCCCCGTTGAGACCTAGATATTCCAGCGGATCAATGGCGTTTATCAGATTAGGAACCGTCTCAGGTGTAGCATCCAAGCCGATAGACAGATACTGTCGGCCCTCCAACCAGGATACGACAGGCACCAATAGTAGCATGAAGGCCACACTCACTTTGAAAGCCTTGATTGATCGGATTTTCAACCATTCTGAATGCAATAAAGACATCGTTTCTTTCATCTTAAACCTCCTCTGTCAAATCAAAGAAGAGATCTTCTAGACTGTCTGAATCTTGCAGCACCTCTTCCAATCGTCCTTGCTCAATAATTCGCCCATGATGAATCAAGACTACATCATCTGTCACCATTTGCACCTCTGATAGGATATGGGAAGATAGAAGTACCGTTTTCCCTAAATCAGCCTGCTGACGGATAAACTTTCTAAACCACTTAATCCCACTTGGATCCAGCCCATTAGTCGGCTCATCTAATATAAGAAACTGAGGATCACCCAGCAAAGCTGCTGCCAAACCCAAGCGTTGACCTTCCCCCAGAGACAGACTTGACAAGAGGTCCTTCCTCTTATGAGCGATTCCCGTCATCTCCAAAACCTCATCGATCCGAGACTTGGGAATAGCATTACTCGCCGCAATAATCCTCAAGTGGTCATAGACCTTTCGATTTGGCAGACCGCCAATGCCATCAAAGGCTGCACCTACCGTTCTGAGCGGATAGGTCATTGATTGATAGGTTTGCCCATCAAAAGTTGCAGTCCCTGCTGTCGCCCAATCTAATCCCAAGAGAATCCTCAAGGTCGAACTTTTTCCTGCACCATTTGGGCCTAGAAAAGCTGTAATCCGACCGCTTCTAGCTGTAAAAGAAATATCTTCTAAAATCTGCTTGCTGCCATGCTTTTTGCAGACGCCTTCTATTTTCACCATATGTTCCATACTGAACTCCTTTATCTTTATTTTCTCCAGTATACCCAATCTAGTTCAGAATTAGTTCAGAGATTAAACAGAAATTTCAGAAAAAGTTGATCCACTTTTCAAAAATCACCTTAGTTCCACTAGAAAAAACTAAACTTTTCTTTCACAAGGTATTCTTCTCTTCATTCTTTCTTTATAATTCTGAGGTTTATGTATAGAGACTTTATTATCATTCTAGTCTCAAAAAGTTATTTATCAAACTCCATCAACAGCACCCTTTATGATATAATGAAAGAAGAAAACTGAAAGGATTTACCATGTCAAAAGAAGTTATTGTTGAAAGTTTTGAGCTTGACCACACTATCGTTAAAGCACCCTATGTTCGCTTGATTGGGGAAGAAACAGGGCCAAAGGGAGATATCATCTCCAACTTTGATATTCGCTTGGTGCAGCCAAACGAAGACTCTATCCCTACTGCTGGCCTTCACACTATCGAGCACCTCTTGGCCAAACTTATCCGTACCCGCATTGACGGAATGATTGACTGTTCACCATTTGGTTGCCGTACAGGCTTCCACATGATTATGTGGGGACGCCATGCTAGCGCCGAGATTGCAGCTGTTATCAAGGATTCGCTCAAGGAAATCGCTGAAACTACTACTTGGGAAGATGTCCCAGGAACAACCATCGAATCTTGCGGAAACTACAAGGACCACAGCCTCTTTTCTGCTAAGGAATGGGCGAAGCTCATCCTGGAACAAGGAATCTCAGATGATGCCTTTGAGCGTCATGTCATCTAAACACAAAAGGAACCAGCTTTTTAGCTAGTTCCTTCTTTTTTTATTCTCAAAATCGCGAGTTAGGCTTTTTCACGAATGACCAAAACGCCATCTTCCATATCTGCTTCCAGATGTTTGGCATCTAGATGATCCAAGTGGAAGTCTGTCACCTTATCACGAATTTGTTGTTCAACCACGCGACGGAGAGGACGAACACCCATAACTTCGTCATAGCCTTCTTCTGTGATAAAGTCCTTAGCTGCTTGGCTAACTTCAAGGTCGATTCCTTTCTTAGCCAAGGTTTGGTTGACTTCAGCCAACATCAAGTCCACAATCTTAGAAAGGTCTTCCTTATTCAAGTGTGAGAACTCGATAACTGCATTAAAGCGATTGAGGAATTCTGGACGGAAGTATGGTTTCAAACGATCCATCAATTCTGGTTTGTCTGCATCTTCCGTCAAGTTAGCTTCATAGCCAAATCCAGCATTTGATGTTGCGATAATGACAGTGTTTTTGAAGTTCACGGTATTTCCTTGACCATCAGTTAAACGGCCGTCATCCAAGACTTGGAGGAGAAGGGTAATGACTTGAGGATCAGCCTTTTCAATTTCGTCCAAGAGAATGATAGAGTAAGGATTGCGACGAACACGTTCTGTCAAGGTATTGCTATTGTCATCATAACCCACATAACCTGCTGTTGTACCGATTAACTTAGAAACGGCTGTGCGGTCACTGTATTCAGACATATCCAAGCGGATGATCGCATCCTTGGTTCCAAACATATCGAGCGCCAATTGCTTAGCAAGCTCGGTCTTCCCAACCCCAGTAGGCCCTACAAAGAGGAAGCTACCGATTGGGCGATTGCCTTCATCAAATCCTGCACGGTTACGACGGATAGCACGAGCCACTGCTTCTACTGCCTTATCTTGGCCGATAACCTTGTGTTCCAAACGATGAGCCATATCTTTCAAACGTTCGATGTCTGATGCTCCCATTTGTGATACCGGAATACCAGTCATACGTTCTACAGATTCAGCCACATCGTTGACACTCGCAGTCACCTTCATATCTTCTGTGTGGTTTTCGATTTTCTTTTCTAATTCTGCAATGCGTGTTTTAGCATTAAGAGCTGCTTCGAAATCTTCTGCCTCAACTGCTTTTTCTTGCTTGTCCTTTTCTGCCTCGATTTCCCGTTCGACAGCATGAACATCTGTTACTGGATGTTGAGCTGCCAAGTGAGCTGCCGTTACATCGACAAGGTCAATAGCCTTATCTGGCAAGCTGCGTTG is a window from the Streptococcus oralis genome containing:
- a CDS encoding ABC transporter permease, with product MKETMSLLHSEWLKIRSIKAFKVSVAFMLLLVPVVSWLEGRQYLSIGLDATPETVPNLINAIDPLEYLGLNGASMAVMVLVILAGILGAMEFQSHSLRTSLLTCNNRLKLLVGKLMTFACFSLATSFLSIYFSYMVMHLALGKEGLDPILLNQAAWSLILWKTLSLTLLGILSFLLGLLARTMLVPLLFLVPQIYNLGNYLAAHTSWGAYLPQPAGELFAATPTSQYANNPLQGLLILGAWLLVIGGMASLRFLKTDLGGHY
- a CDS encoding lantibiotic ABC transporter permease: MIKALLRSEWIKFRSYYLALGAALVALVAVPFFLMNLDYSQTAVGQTKALSEVLHALYLAQPVIVIFTSLYFAQEFVKSGMRTNFLTVSNRKAWLAGKFLFLDLLLLVLYSVMIGSCFLVMLARFDLSFSWSLLEKFLYYSSFGLLSNIFLAFLTAGLALLFQSWVVPVSVLFPLLVGLSRLLATFIKEAKYLPDLATLNLFEYEGLQHSIDLSGLGIQLLWLALVWSSAIFLTLKRDVR
- a CDS encoding response regulator transcription factor translates to MEIMRQYRILVVDDDQSILKLVKNVLELDAYDVTTLDRIEDLELTYFVGYDLILLDVMMEPVNGFELCSYIRPHLSCPIIFLTAKELEADKVEGLFRGADDYIVKPFGTKELLARVRAHLRREERREERYSEIVSCQFYPERYEVACFSKVLKFSEREFKLLHLLASNPKQTFSAERLHTLLYPESSETQLRSISEYVYQIRQKCKQEGLQAIATVRGVGYRWQLEPVISKA
- a CDS encoding ABC transporter ATP-binding protein, which produces MEHMVKIEGVCKKHGSKQILEDISFTARSGRITAFLGPNGAGKSSTLRILLGLDWATAGTATFDGQTYQSMTYPLRTVGAAFDGIGGLPNRKVYDHLRIIAASNAIPKSRIDEVLEMTGIAHKRKDLLSSLSLGEGQRLGLAAALLGDPQFLILDEPTNGLDPSGIKWFRKFIRQQADLGKTVLLSSHILSEVQMVTDDVVLIHHGRIIEQGRLEEVLQDSDSLEDLFFDLTEEV
- a CDS encoding ATP-dependent Clp protease ATP-binding subunit, which encodes MNNNFNNFNNMDDLFNQLMGGMRGYSSENRRYLINGREVTPEEFAHYRATGQLPGNAEVDGQMQQQASGMKQDGVLAKLGRNLTAEAREGKLDPVIGRNKEIQETSEILSRRTKNNPVLVGDAGVGKTAVVEGLAQAIVNGDVPAAIKNKEIISIDISGLEAGTQYRGSFEENVQNLVNEVKEAGNIILFFDEIHQILGAGSIGGDSGSKGLADILKPALSRGELTVIGATTQDEYRNTILKNAALARRFNEVKVNAPSAEDTFKILQGIRDLYQQHHNVILPDEVLKAAVDYSVQYIPQRSLPDKAIDLVDVTAAHLAAQHPVTDVHAVEREIEAEKDKQEKAVEAEDFEAALNAKTRIAELEKKIENHTEDMKVTASVNDVAESVERMTGIPVSQMGASDIERLKDMAHRLEHKVIGQDKAVEAVARAIRRNRAGFDEGNRPIGSFLFVGPTGVGKTELAKQLALDMFGTKDAIIRLDMSEYSDRTAVSKLIGTTAGYVGYDDNSNTLTERVRRNPYSIILLDEIEKADPQVITLLLQVLDDGRLTDGQGNTVNFKNTVIIATSNAGFGYEANLTEDADKPELMDRLKPYFRPEFLNRFNAVIEFSHLNKEDLSKIVDLMLAEVNQTLAKKGIDLEVSQAAKDFITEEGYDEVMGVRPLRRVVEQQIRDKVTDFHLDHLDAKHLEADMEDGVLVIREKA
- a CDS encoding DUF1846 domain-containing protein, whose translation is MKKQAFSSEQYLNLQRDHILERINQFDGKLYLEFGGKMLEDFHAARVLPGYEPDNKIKLLQELKEQVEVVIAINASNIEHSKARGDLGISYDQEVLRLIDKFNELGIFVGSVVITQYAGQPAADAFRNQLDKNGIDSYLHYPIKGYPTDMDHIISPEGMGKNDYIKTSRNLIVVTAPGPGSGKLATCMSNMYHDQLNGIKSGYAKFETFPVWNLPLHHPVNLAYEAATADLDDVNMIDPFHLQTYGETTVNYNRDIEIFPVLKRMLERILGESPYASPTDMGVNMVGFAITDDEAAVEASKQEIIRRYYQTVLDFKAEKVGESAVKKIELLMNDLGITPADRQVAVAARQKAEETGGPALALELPSGDIVTGKNSELFGPTAAALINAIKKSADIAKEVKLIEPEVVKPIQGLKINHLGSRNPRLHSNEILIALAITAMENPDAARAMEELGNLKGSEAHSTIILTDEDKNVLRKLGINVTFDPYYQYDRLYRK
- a CDS encoding sensor histidine kinase, translated to MAIRTRNFKSLVWTTSLKIVFFHVLIFVLIGYEFTQGSNHVLFTLFFWAGSLLLITFYHILKLLRKIDREIKMLTSKKLLEENQSQLFRIEEMLEVYSDLRSSHQENARLLEKEQQHNQELILQLSATSHDLKTPLTVIKGNAELLEMAQLGQPQADYAAEILQASYKMEEYCGSLIDYAKAFQIDSNQFSQLSLEDFLAYLQDDWALFSKQESYRFYLQEDCDLSLILSIHLDYLKRALLNILLNALEHADQDQKEVKLTVSVQQDQLVFAIWNNGPSFSEEMLLGAERLFYQSDQSRNSANPHHGIGLAFSKQVALLHGGCLTLLNPEQGGACVELTISLK
- a CDS encoding S-ribosylhomocysteine lyase gives rise to the protein MSKEVIVESFELDHTIVKAPYVRLIGEETGPKGDIISNFDIRLVQPNEDSIPTAGLHTIEHLLAKLIRTRIDGMIDCSPFGCRTGFHMIMWGRHASAEIAAVIKDSLKEIAETTTWEDVPGTTIESCGNYKDHSLFSAKEWAKLILEQGISDDAFERHVI